Genomic DNA from Cupriavidus pauculus:
ACACGAGTTCGTAGAGGTAGGCCGGATCGAAACCGCCGCGCAGGCAGATGCTGGCCGGGTCCGGCGTGCCCGGGAATGGATGGGTGCCCGCATCGCATGTGGCGAACTTCCAGTCGCCGGCGGGAATGGGCACGCGCGCGTCGGTCTCGTTCGCGCGGCGCGTGAGCGAGTAACCGGGCAGCGTGTTGTCGAGGCTCGCCGGTGCGTACGGGAGCATGGTCCCGTTGAAGACGCCGCCCGGCAATGTCATGGACGGCGACGCGGCGGCCGGCACGAGTTCGCTGCGGTAGGGTCCGGTAATCGACGTGCCATCGGCGTTCTTCGCCACGGGCACCGTTACGGTCAGCCGCGCGGCGCTGGACTTCGGCACATCGCCCTGCCACGCCGAATACAGCAGTACATAGCCGCGCTCGAGATACACCGCATCGCTCGGCGTGGTCGCCGGGTTGACCATCGTCAGGATATTGCCGCGATTCGGCGCATCGTAGCGCAGCACGCCGCTGGCCTTGCTCATGTCCTTCGGCTTGAGCATCACGAAGTCCGCGGTGTACTCGACCATGCCGTTGGCATTGACCGGCGCAAGCGCGAGGTCCTGGATGATCGCGTTCTTCGGGTCCCTGGGATCGACTTCGCCGCTGATGGTGCCGGTCAGTTGTTCGTATTGGCCCACGCCGCCGTAACTGCCGGGCATATCCTGCGTGGCCGTGATCTTCAGCGTCATCGACGGCGCTCGCGTCGTCGGCGTGCCGCCTCCGGGACTGCCGCCACCGCCGGCGCCGTTGTCATCGCTGCCGCCGCACGCGCCCAGCAACAGCGCTCCGGCAATCGTGCCCGCGAGCGCGCACGTCTTCCTCAGGTGTGTGAACACCTTCGCCATTTGATGTCTCCTCGTTCGTGGTTTCCGTTACGTGACGTCACCTTCGAACTGGAGTCTATGCGCAGCGAATTAAGCTGATAAATTGATTGTTTGGATGAATTTATCGGAAAGACCGATAGCCACAATCAGAACTTCGGAATCCGCAGCGTCTTGCTGATCATCAGCGAACCCGATAGGACGAACAGCAGCGCCATCGGATGCAGCACGGCCGGGCCGAGTTGCCAGACGCCGCCGTAGAGCGCGTCGGCGAGCCGGCCCTCCGATGCGCACCATGCCAGCACGCCGGTCAACACGACGCTCGTGGGAATCGGCGTGCCTTCGAAGTACTTGACCTTGGCGGTGCCCGCGGAGAGCGTTTCGGCGGTGACGTTGAAGCGCGCGAGGCGGCTTACGCCGCAGCAGACGAAGTACGCGAGCGCGATCAGGTCCCACCCGCCGCGCATCCCGGCGGCGAATGCCAGCGTGGCGGGCGCCACGCCGAACGAGATGATGTCCGACAGCGAATCGAGTTCGCGGCCCAGCGCGGAATGCGCGTGGCGCCAGCGCGCGATGCGGCCGTCGAGGACGTCGAAAATAAAAGCGGCCGGCGCAAACGCGGCGGCCACGTAGAAATGCATCAATGACGCTTCGGCGACGTAGAACATCGCGAAGAACACGGCGCCCATGCCGCATGCGGCGTTCGCCAGCGTGAAGAAGTCCGCCAGCTGCAGGTCGCGCAGCATCGAGAAGTGTCTGGGGCGCTCGGTCGAAGTCGTCATGGCTGTCCGGAATCGGCCGCGGCGATCAGACCACGGTGGTTACGTGATAGACGTTGGGCGGCGCGGCAAACGAATCGCCGACCAGCTTGCGCCACGTCTGAAAGTCCTCCGATTCGCGGAAATGCACCATATGGTCTTCCACGGTCTCCCAGCCGACCACGAGCATGTACTGCTGCGGCTGCTCGATCGAGCGCTGCAGGTTCATGCTGTGGCAACCGCGCGCGCGTGCGAACAGCGGCTTGGCCTGGACGACGCCCGCTTCGAACTGCGCCTCCATGCCGGGCTTGACGGTGATCTGTGCGATTTCGTGAATCATGGTCTCGGTCTCTCTCGGTGAAACGCCATGCAAGCGGCGTGCCGTGTACCTTAGCAGATCGCGGGCGACGATGTCGTGCCCCATTTGCCGTACCCGAGGCCGCACCTTACCTGTCGATGTCGCGACATTTGAAAAATTTCTAGCCGGCGCCGCGCTGCCGCAGCAATCCCCCGACGAGGTACACCACCACGAGCGCGTTGGCGACGGCGAGGCCGATATGCAGGACCGTCGGGTGACGCACGGCCTCGTAGAACTCCACCGGAATATAGATGCCGCCCGACCACACGCCTATCCACTTGCCCCATGGCAGGTTGTGCCACAGTCCATAGGCTTCCGCGAACCGCATCAGCGCGTAGACCGCTGCGGAACCGCCGATCGCCCACAGCCGGCCGTCGGTCGGATGCGCCATCAGGGACAGAAAAATGGTCGGATAACGGCTCGCCGGATTGACGTGGAGGCGTGCCACGATCTGCTCCGCGATGGCCTGCGCATCGCGATGCAGCAGGGCCACGATGCCGATGCCGGCGAGTATCACGAGCGCGCCCTTGGCGGCTTCGAACAGCGCGATGCCGCGCAGGCCCAGTGCGGAGGAGGCGTGTGCCATGGCGATGGGAAGAATGTCGAAAGGTCGACATTGTGCAACATCCGCGACATCTGCATCACCACAACCTGTCACCAGAACCTATCGCCGCGACTCCCGCTCCACGATCGGCCCGTCGGCATCGATGCCGCCGCCCGACTCGATCGCGCCATCGACGGTGATGGGCCCATCCACCTGCAGGTCGCCATGCACGATCATCGTGCCGTGGATCGTCACCGGGCCGTTGAACTCCTTGTACAGCGTGCGATGCGGCGGGCGCGGATAGCCGCCGCCGGGCGTGGCCAGCCAGCCCGCGGTGATCGGACCGCTCGCGTGCACGTTGCCGTCCACGCTCAGGTTGCCGTGTACCGTCACCGGCCCGCGCACGCGCGCGGAGCCTCCCACCGCAATCGAGCCCGCAACGGTCGGTTGCGCGATCGCCGTTGCCGTCATGGCGAGGGTGACGAAGGCAACGAGAGCGACGGACGCGACGCCCCATGCCATCCAGTGCTTTTGCCGCATGCTGCGCCCTCCCAAAACGAAACTGGCGCGATGCTTCCAGTCTAGTGCTCTGGAAGCATCGCGCCAGCAAGGCGAGTGCAACGGTTCGTAACGCCGCGCTTAGTTGGATGCGGTCGTCTTCACCTTGGCACCGTCGTTCGAGGCGACCGCCTCCTGCAACGGTCCCCAGCCACCGCCAAGGCTACGCACCAGCGACACCGTCGCCGACGCACGCAGCCCCGCCACCGTATTCGCATCGCGCTGCGACTGCAGCACCGTGCGATCGGCGTCGATCACGGTCAGGTAATCGACCGCACCCGCGTCATAGCGGCTGCGCGAAATACGCTGCGCGCGCTTGGCGCCGGCGATGGCGGTGTCCAGCGCCGCGTTCTGCTGGCTCAGCCAGCGCACGTCGGCCAGGCTGTCCTCGACCTCGCGGAACGCGGTCAGCACGGTCTGGCGATACGTGGCGACCGATTCCTCGTGCGCCGCGCGCGCACCGGCCAGGTTCGCGCTATTGCGGCCACCGTCGAACACGGTCTGCGCCAGCGTCGAACCCACGAGCGGCCCGATTGCCCACGCACGCGACGAGTACTTGAACAGATCGGCGAAGTTCGACGACTCGAAGCCGAAGAACGCGGACAGCGAGATGCGCGGGAAGAACGCGGCGCGCGCCACGCCGATACGCGCGTTGGCGGCAGCCATCTGACGCTCGGCCTGCGCGATGTCGGGACGACGCTCGAGCAGTTCGGACGGCAGACCGGCCGGCACCGACAGCGGCGTCAGCTGGAGCGGGCGCGGCGTCAGCGCGAACTGGGCGGGCGCGAGGCCCGTCAGCACGGCCAGGCCATGCTCCTGGTTCGCGCGGCGACGCTCGGTCGCGGCCAGATCGGCGCGCGCGGTACCGAGTTCGGCCTCGGCACGGGCCGGGTCGAGATCGGTGGTTTCGCCCGCCTCATACCGCTTGCGCAGCAGCGACAACGCATCCTCGCGGAGCTTGATGGTGGCCTGCAGGATCTCGCGATCGCTGTCGAGCGTGCGCAGGTTGAAGTAGGCCTGCGCCACGTCCGCCTGCAGCGCAAGCTGCACCGAGCGGAACAGGTCGTCGGCCGCTTCGCCGTCGGCACGTGCCGCCGCCACGTTGCTGGCCACGCGACCGAACAGATCGAGCTCGTAGCTGGCAATCGCACGGGCGCGCACCAGGGTCTGGATCGGCGGCGTGGCGCCGGTACCCAGATAGCTCACCGAGGCCGCCGAATACTGCGTGCGGGTCGGATCGATGCCGACGCTGAGCTGCGGGTACAGGTCCGCTTCGGTCGCACCGGTGATCGCGCGCGCCTGCTTCACGCGCGCGGCCGCCGCCGCGAGGTCCTGGTTGCTGGAGTTGGCGGCATCGACCAGACGATTGAGGTCGTCGTCGCCGAACACCTTCCACCACTCCCCGCGCGCCTGGCCATCGGCCGGCGTCGCGGTCTTCCACTGGATGCCTTCGGCCTGCGCGGCCTCGGCTTCCTTGAACGTTGCCGCGGTGGCCGTCTCCGGCACCTTGTACGTCGGCGCCAGCGAGCAGCCCGCCAGCACCAGCGCGGCGGCCAGCGTGGCCAGGCGGGGCAACTGGTTGGTCAGTTGGGCAATCATGGTTGTTCTCTCGTTTGGATTCTTGTCATGTCACTCGGCCGAAGCGATCGCTTCCGATGCGCCGCCCTTGTGGGCAGCCGCTTCGCGGCGCTCGCGGCGCGTGGCCAGCAGGCGCAGCGACACGTAGAACACCGGCGTCAGGAACAGGCCGAAGAACGTCACGCCGAGCATGCCCGCGAACACCGCCACACCCATCGCATGACGCATTTCCGCGCCGGCGCCGGTGGAGACCACGAGCGG
This window encodes:
- a CDS encoding CDP-alcohol phosphatidyltransferase family protein gives rise to the protein MTTSTERPRHFSMLRDLQLADFFTLANAACGMGAVFFAMFYVAEASLMHFYVAAAFAPAAFIFDVLDGRIARWRHAHSALGRELDSLSDIISFGVAPATLAFAAGMRGGWDLIALAYFVCCGVSRLARFNVTAETLSAGTAKVKYFEGTPIPTSVVLTGVLAWCASEGRLADALYGGVWQLGPAVLHPMALLFVLSGSLMISKTLRIPKF
- a CDS encoding antibiotic biosynthesis monooxygenase family protein; protein product: MIHEIAQITVKPGMEAQFEAGVVQAKPLFARARGCHSMNLQRSIEQPQQYMLVVGWETVEDHMVHFRESEDFQTWRKLVGDSFAAPPNVYHVTTVV
- a CDS encoding DUF2127 domain-containing protein, encoding MAHASSALGLRGIALFEAAKGALVILAGIGIVALLHRDAQAIAEQIVARLHVNPASRYPTIFLSLMAHPTDGRLWAIGGSAAVYALMRFAEAYGLWHNLPWGKWIGVWSGGIYIPVEFYEAVRHPTVLHIGLAVANALVVVYLVGGLLRQRGAG
- a CDS encoding efflux transporter outer membrane subunit, with amino-acid sequence MIAQLTNQLPRLATLAAALVLAGCSLAPTYKVPETATAATFKEAEAAQAEGIQWKTATPADGQARGEWWKVFGDDDLNRLVDAANSSNQDLAAAAARVKQARAITGATEADLYPQLSVGIDPTRTQYSAASVSYLGTGATPPIQTLVRARAIASYELDLFGRVASNVAAARADGEAADDLFRSVQLALQADVAQAYFNLRTLDSDREILQATIKLREDALSLLRKRYEAGETTDLDPARAEAELGTARADLAATERRRANQEHGLAVLTGLAPAQFALTPRPLQLTPLSVPAGLPSELLERRPDIAQAERQMAAANARIGVARAAFFPRISLSAFFGFESSNFADLFKYSSRAWAIGPLVGSTLAQTVFDGGRNSANLAGARAAHEESVATYRQTVLTAFREVEDSLADVRWLSQQNAALDTAIAGAKRAQRISRSRYDAGAVDYLTVIDADRTVLQSQRDANTVAGLRASATVSLVRSLGGGWGPLQEAVASNDGAKVKTTASN